The following proteins come from a genomic window of Anabas testudineus chromosome 3, fAnaTes1.2, whole genome shotgun sequence:
- the muc15 gene encoding mucin-15, with amino-acid sequence MELYLKITAGLLLFVQAFYLASLQDTTDSPGRTIDKSWLRELPKNIAGSQNATVNEEDATATDLSSGTSSGFMNIEEQNVTGHDPNNTYDDDLTGISNTTAPNDTTIQPPEFPATTASSTTTTSVSTDSSQINVTIAENSTVTPQTSSTPSIAKNSTTYPNLSNHTNLLSTTFAPQSNATQEPITKPDDTGLTNSTGSNSTTTATKTTTPQINRTSTTFSSTTVFPSESTETSTVTMTTTAVNTPVKANKTDKDAAWGNSSERGFAPEPSRNKRYVAWAIVLGTAMAVTVGGLVAYMYLKSKRRKGFSHRKLVEEYPSDPVLRLDNTEPLDLNFSGWARYNPGLQGDNIQMTNFPERR; translated from the exons ATGGAATTGTACTTAAAAATCACAGCAGGCCTCCTTCTGTTTGTCCAAGCCTTCTATCTGGCATCGCTCCAAGACACAACAGACTCTCCAGGGCGCACAATTGATAAAAGCTGGCTCCGTGAACTACCCAAAAACATCGCTGGAAGTCAAAATGCCACAGTTAATGAAGAGGACGCGACTGCTACGGATTTAAGCAGTGGAACGTCATCTGGCTTCATGAATATCGAAGAACAGAATGTGACTGGCCATGATCCAAATAACACGTATGATGATGATCTGACTGGTATCAGCAACACAACGGCTCCAAATGACACAACCATTCAGCCGCCTGAATTTCCAGCCACAACTGCGTCTTCAACTACTACAACCTCAGTTTCCACAGACTCAAGCCAGATAAACGTGACAATAGCTGAGAACTCAACAGTGACTCCTCAAACCTCCAGCACTCCTTCGATCGCAAAAAACTCCACCACATATCCAAATCTGTCCAATCACACTAATTTACTGTCAACAACCTTTGCTCCGCAGAGCAATGCTACACAAGAACCGATAACAAAACCAGATGATACAGGGTTAACCAACAGCACAGGGTCAAACAGCACGACAACCGccacaaagacaacaacaccACAGATAAACCGGACATCCACCACGTTTTCATCTACGACCGTGTTCCCTTCTGAGAGCACAGAAACCAGCACTGTGACCATGACTACCACTGCTGTGAACACACCTGTAAAGGCCAACAAGACAGACAAAGATGCAGCCTGGGGGAACAGCTCAGAAAGAG GTTTTGCACCAGAGCCATCCAGGAATAAAAGGTATGTAGCATGGGCGATCGTACTCGGAACTGCAATGGCTGTGACCGTTGGTGGACTGGTGGCCTACATGTATCTGAAAAGTAAACGTCGCAAGGGCTTCTCCCACAGGAAACTTGTTGAGGAGTATCCATCAGATCCAG TTCTCAGATTAGACAACACTGAGCCTCTGGACTTAAACTTTAGTGGTTGGGCCCGTTACAACCCAGGACTTCAAGGAGACAACATCCAAATGACTAACTTTCCAGAACGCCGCTGA